From the Nematostella vectensis chromosome 7, jaNemVect1.1, whole genome shotgun sequence genome, the window CGGTAATCACaaaaaaaggcgggaaaaacAATCATATTCCAAGCCCCCTAAAACAGCTCGAACGTGTAACGCAATCTGTGACACAGATATGACATTAACGCAAGCACCTCCTCCACTAAATAAGATCCAGGCAACCACCAATTCAAGCGCGGCAGCGCCAGCAAAAGTTGCTAGGGAAACGCTTTATTTGCCAAAGCGGTTTAAAAATGTTGAATTGGCTCCCAGGGAATATCCAAAGGGCTCTGATAAACAAAGAAGATGTGTCGAAAAGAAATCCCTCCTCGATCTTGCCTCTAGCGTGACCGATCCCGCAGGAAATGTGAAAAGAAGACTGCGTAGCGATTATCATAAAGCATTGATAATACATAGCGAAACGGAGCTTAGAAAACAGCAGCGAGTGCTGGGTCAGTGTGAGGGAGTACTTGGTGCACGACCCACAAGAGAAAGGACGTTTGTTGTGCAGAAAGAAGAAGCGTCATCAGCTTCTCTTAGCTCAAGTGGCAGAGAGGGGCCTGGAGAGGAGACCGCGTGTCCGCCCTGCCCATTTACGCGCGCATCGTCGTGGCCTGTTGCTCGATTCAATGAATCTTTTGTTACGCATGCACAGCCAAATAGAGGCCTGCACTATTCCTTGTCGGACGAAACGATGACACGACCACAGTTGCACAAAAAGAAACTATCAAAAGATAATTCATTTGGGGAAATATCCCAGGAAACTGGAAATTTAGTTAAAGAAGACAGCATTTGGCTCAAACCTAAAATTCACATAGCATCCAGGGCTGCACTGCAAAAGAGatgcgaaaaaaaataacttgtAGTATATATTTAACCTCGTTCTTTAATCATTAAAAACACGTTATACCATTCCCTTTTTAAAATTATCAAATAACTATCGTTTCTAGGTAGGAATGAGATCTGATTCAGGCGCggatgttgaaaaaaatgtttacagtCAGAATCCTGACCTTTGCACAGCTCAAAACTAAAATTTTAACCTGTTTCGACAGGATcgaaaaatggcaaaattctAATTGTAAGGTCGTGTTAGCTTAcatttgcttgattttttgccTAGAGGTCCCTTGCATagcataaaacaaaataagcttcaGTATTATTTGGTAGATgatccgttcttgagatatgattCAGAAAAATTGCCATTAATCATAAAATTTGCCCAAATTGGGCAATTTAGAGTCttacaatttgcaatatctcaagaacggattATCTGACCAAAAATACTCTGCTTATTTTGATTTAAATTACACAAGGAggcaaaaaatcaagcaaatgTGAGCTTTATTGGCGGCAGTTAAACATCCACCACACAAGTTTCAACTGCAGTCTTTCATTTACCTACGCCCAGGATTCGGCGGATAAAGACCCGAAATTTTTCGATCTtcaaaatgataaaattattAGGACATAACAAAGACAAAGTATGTCTAGCTTGTCACGTCCTGTAAAAAATATCATATGGACTCATAGTTGCCTTGCAAATGGCAAAATAGTTGGCGTGCTTGACGCGCTGTTAGAATacaaatcccccccccccccccccccccccactgtAAACTAAGTTCAGATCTAGAATATGTTTTTGGTCCCTTTCATGGACGAACTTCATCTTCAAGGCGCACAATTAAGCAGCAATAATTTCCCGGTCTGAAATAGCAAACGGTTTTGGGGTGCAGCATATACAAGGGCACAAAACAGATCGTTTTTTGgctggctgggaagatgttagacccctcggttgctgggaaaaaatcgtcccgaatggttctgctggcaaattttTGGAGTCGAATTATttgtgctgggaatatttttggggACGCTGGGATGAATCCGTGGGGAAAAATCGTCCCAATTGGTTATACGGGTAATTATGTATGTGCTGAATTGCCTTTTCACTGCtgcctgagaaaaaaaattcctaaCCAATGCTggataggaaaaaaaaaatgaaatggtCCCTTctgggaaaaaggaacagataatttttttcccagcaactttTTAAATGGACattttcggcatcagaacatgTTCAAACGACGAAACATGACATtttacaggcccgtacccagga encodes:
- the LOC116611771 gene encoding uncharacterized protein LOC116611771 isoform X2 translates to MSSGEINPFKGIQPKLFQRTNPLPPIAARQSKVASGLHATLPGTSVISAGTNSHALTGGEGMETRTIKEQVPFGNHKKRREKQSYSKPPKTARTCNAICDTDMTLTQAPPPLNKIQATTNSSAAAPAKVARETLYLPKRFKNVELAPREYPKGSDKQRRCVEKKSLLDLASSVTDPAGNVKRRLRSDYHKALIIHSETELRKQQRVLGQCEGVLGARPTRERTFVVQKEEASSASLSSSGREGPGEETACPPCPFTRASSWPVARFNESFVTHAQPNRGLHYSLSDETMTRPQLHKKKLSKDNSFGEISQETGNLVKEDSIWLKPKIHIASRAALQKRCEKK
- the LOC116611771 gene encoding uncharacterized protein LOC116611771 isoform X1, with translation MSVCHDPRKLEFSTSATENFDFVNCPSNWSNFNLDRTLSKEEFYQPTRKRGRASYTVMSSGEINPFKGIQPKLFQRTNPLPPIAARQSKVASGLHATLPGTSVISAGTNSHALTGGEGMETRTIKEQVPFGNHKKRREKQSYSKPPKTARTCNAICDTDMTLTQAPPPLNKIQATTNSSAAAPAKVARETLYLPKRFKNVELAPREYPKGSDKQRRCVEKKSLLDLASSVTDPAGNVKRRLRSDYHKALIIHSETELRKQQRVLGQCEGVLGARPTRERTFVVQKEEASSASLSSSGREGPGEETACPPCPFTRASSWPVARFNESFVTHAQPNRGLHYSLSDETMTRPQLHKKKLSKDNSFGEISQETGNLVKEDSIWLKPKIHIASRAALQKRCEKK